Proteins from a genomic interval of Bifidobacterium longum subsp. infantis ATCC 15697 = JCM 1222 = DSM 20088:
- a CDS encoding sensor histidine kinase — protein MSDCESRIWDTGDAPLGLRKPGGLPVYGLPVVATLFMLRMLWVTRRDAVPSYHSYWATHTPSVFMLMLAAVFAGGVALAWRYVRPEWVMGGELALALLLDLAGVGEWAPIMPMIAYWALIMTVSSDLRILCFGLASCMVLGSQAFAGDGWRQAGWSIWLDILPAMLPIVVIGVLGYAVRNRRLSSLALQRERDERLRADLLAQQRDAAVRRGSIVGEMHDSVGHDLTSIIALAQGLAEQVEGQDVDPEVAQAIDAIRDIAKSGLQDTRHALRALTATDANLPGIPPTTGGTQSHEMNDTAIEESAQRYMWDDIRPVLAHVRASGVIATFTETGRRSEDPDQADLCFRVTREAVTNAVRHAPGLAHLNVTWDHAADGSLIATITNDGSTNLPKPSDGAIGTGLARIADAIARTEGFLCYGPDRAETGVWRVTAMLTSVRQEKGVTWDDEHHAGR, from the coding sequence ATGTCTGATTGTGAGTCGAGGATATGGGATACGGGCGATGCTCCGCTGGGATTGAGGAAACCGGGCGGCCTGCCGGTCTATGGATTGCCGGTCGTGGCCACGCTGTTCATGCTGCGCATGCTATGGGTCACCAGGCGCGATGCCGTCCCGTCGTATCACTCGTATTGGGCCACGCACACGCCAAGCGTGTTTATGCTGATGCTGGCCGCCGTTTTTGCCGGCGGCGTCGCGCTGGCATGGCGGTACGTGAGACCCGAATGGGTGATGGGCGGAGAGCTTGCTCTGGCGTTGCTGCTGGATCTCGCCGGCGTGGGTGAATGGGCTCCGATCATGCCGATGATTGCCTATTGGGCGTTGATCATGACCGTCTCCAGTGATTTGCGGATCCTGTGCTTCGGACTTGCCTCCTGCATGGTGCTGGGCAGTCAGGCGTTCGCCGGAGACGGCTGGCGGCAGGCCGGATGGTCGATCTGGCTTGACATACTGCCCGCCATGCTTCCGATAGTGGTCATCGGCGTGCTGGGTTATGCGGTCCGCAACCGACGCCTATCCTCCCTGGCGCTCCAACGCGAACGCGACGAGCGTCTGCGCGCGGACTTGCTCGCCCAACAGCGGGATGCGGCCGTTCGGCGCGGCAGCATCGTCGGCGAGATGCACGACAGCGTCGGCCACGATCTGACCAGCATCATCGCATTGGCCCAAGGACTGGCCGAACAGGTGGAAGGACAAGATGTGGATCCAGAGGTCGCACAGGCCATCGACGCGATCCGCGACATCGCCAAAAGCGGCCTGCAGGACACCCGGCACGCCCTGCGGGCCTTGACCGCCACCGATGCGAACCTGCCCGGTATTCCGCCGACCACAGGCGGTACGCAGTCGCACGAGATGAATGACACCGCGATCGAAGAGTCGGCGCAGCGATACATGTGGGATGACATCCGACCGGTGCTCGCACACGTACGGGCTTCCGGCGTGATCGCCACATTCACCGAGACCGGCCGACGCAGCGAGGACCCCGACCAGGCGGATCTGTGCTTCCGGGTGACCCGTGAGGCCGTCACCAACGCGGTGCGCCATGCGCCCGGCCTCGCGCATCTGAACGTCACATGGGATCACGCGGCGGATGGGAGCCTGATCGCGACCATCACCAACGACGGATCAACGAACCTCCCCAAGCCTTCCGATGGTGCCATCGGCACCGGTCTGGCGCGAATCGCGGACGCCATCGCCCGAACCGAAGGGTTCCTCTGCTACGGGCCGGACAGGGCGGAAACCGGTGTCTGGCGGGTGACCGCGATGCTGACGTCCGTCCGACAAGAGAAAGGCGTGACGTGGGATGACGAACATCATGCTGGTCGATGA
- a CDS encoding ABC transporter ATP-binding protein, whose amino-acid sequence MASAPVAAAGLSKSFELRRGETVPVLRHVDFTAGWGQMTGIVGPSGSGKSTLMYCLAGLESVSDGSVRVLGQEVTRMSRAQSARFRRDHLGFVFQSYNLVPSMSVEDNLRLPFTLRGAKYPWDRAAGLLDRLGILGLRRQNVTLLSGGEQQRVALARVLVADPEIVFADEPTGALDTESGGRVVDELRAFADRPGHAVVMVTHSPEVAVRCDRVARMRDGVLAEVGSDSSGLDGREAI is encoded by the coding sequence ATGGCGTCGGCTCCGGTCGCGGCCGCGGGGCTGTCGAAGAGTTTCGAGCTGCGTAGGGGTGAGACGGTGCCGGTGCTGAGGCATGTGGATTTCACAGCCGGCTGGGGTCAGATGACGGGGATCGTGGGACCGTCTGGTTCAGGCAAGTCCACGCTCATGTATTGTCTGGCGGGGTTGGAGTCCGTCTCCGATGGCTCTGTACGGGTGCTGGGACAGGAGGTGACCCGTATGAGCCGTGCCCAGTCGGCGCGGTTCCGGCGTGATCATCTGGGGTTTGTGTTCCAGTCGTATAATCTGGTGCCTTCGATGAGCGTGGAGGACAACCTCAGGCTTCCGTTCACGCTGCGCGGTGCGAAATATCCGTGGGATCGCGCGGCCGGGCTGCTTGACCGTCTGGGGATTCTCGGGTTGCGCAGGCAAAACGTGACGTTGCTGTCGGGCGGGGAGCAGCAGCGTGTGGCGTTGGCCCGTGTGCTCGTCGCCGATCCCGAGATCGTGTTCGCCGACGAGCCGACCGGCGCGTTGGACACCGAGTCCGGCGGGCGTGTGGTCGATGAGCTGCGCGCGTTCGCGGATCGTCCTGGTCATGCGGTGGTCATGGTCACGCACAGTCCCGAGGTCGCGGTCCGCTGCGATCGCGTCGCGCGGATGCGTGACGGTGTGTTGGCCGAGGTCGGTTCCGATTCGTCCGGTCTTGATGGGCGGGAGGCGATTTGA
- the lanKC gene encoding class III lanthionine synthetase LanKC produces MIGEEDYLESITKQSPFFVDHASMLPSMKRDHWIAESLIPDTWYVTRREPWTYVSSPNGKMRVNGWKIHLSATKENAEKILAEVIQICCKYNTTFKFQSSHRDFLNCNGKAANRSGSGKFITIYPSTNDELEKIVGDLYPLIKDEKGPYILSDIRYKQSPIFFRYGGFIDLRREDENNDYISMIPDQSGILVADKRLPHFIHPAEGIDKPKCVGISLNEYMKNIPTDLDNYEIKAVHFSNSGGVYRATNKKNEIALLKEARPYAGLDARQRDAIERLSIEWKMLNLLKNTGIAPKPYRRFNAWEHGYIEMEWLNEITLNHWLSENYPYQCENDHTNQLMQYRSDINTIATSIINAVKIIHRTGYVHGDIHLGNIMINPKTMSIHFIDFEDGRTLDSKEISAHNAMGFHPPLGCSAQEADWFAVSRVLACLCYANTSICMLSPDHWIRVKNNISKKFGMEYINLLKDVESRCPCASGVSDVPLTPDAHLTQFTPRFSFNLLSHPDSLSLVKTEIINGIFHTRHKLPGKLYPGDVTRGSIWGASNVSSGAAGILMSLYRANSIINSDDVQWMKDMIHGFAQSNQSDFGLYTGLSGIGLVAFELGELETAHELLFSTYEHWKETRNLDLNGGLAGQGLALISYGMATDDKRYFHEAIALGHRIAQWMESNQIASIKQGGLLHGWSGITLFWLALSRIDIEHNPAYIRRALNCICRDLDNTVIEPNGMRGIKDKHNRSLPYLADGSAGLIVAISIARIALHDDSLFHKEWDSLIAACSSSQYAFSGLNNGIAGILVANHFASTWSPQTTQTNNRLLDELNDYSLSWENTLQFPGDSYLRLSSDYSTGSAGILTALNVLTHNLWDLFPLPDAKDLFCGRSAEQNSRKEQQ; encoded by the coding sequence ATGATTGGTGAAGAAGATTACCTCGAATCAATTACGAAACAATCTCCATTTTTTGTAGATCACGCTTCTATGCTTCCATCCATGAAGCGTGACCATTGGATTGCGGAATCTCTTATTCCCGATACTTGGTATGTAACAAGAAGAGAACCGTGGACGTATGTAAGCTCTCCGAATGGAAAAATGCGAGTCAACGGATGGAAGATTCATTTAAGCGCAACAAAAGAGAACGCAGAAAAGATTCTTGCAGAAGTAATACAAATTTGCTGTAAATATAATACAACATTCAAATTTCAAAGTTCACATAGAGATTTTCTCAACTGCAACGGGAAGGCAGCAAATCGTTCAGGTAGTGGGAAATTCATCACCATATATCCATCAACAAATGATGAACTTGAAAAAATAGTCGGTGATTTATATCCCCTCATCAAAGATGAAAAAGGCCCTTATATTCTTAGTGACATTAGATACAAGCAAAGTCCAATCTTCTTTCGATACGGAGGATTCATTGACCTGCGTCGCGAGGATGAAAATAACGATTATATTTCTATGATCCCAGACCAATCTGGAATACTGGTCGCCGATAAGAGGCTTCCACATTTTATACATCCAGCAGAGGGAATCGACAAGCCAAAGTGTGTAGGAATATCTCTGAATGAATATATGAAAAATATTCCCACCGATTTAGATAACTATGAGATTAAAGCTGTACATTTCTCGAATTCCGGTGGGGTATATCGTGCAACCAATAAAAAGAATGAGATTGCCCTTTTAAAGGAAGCGAGACCATATGCCGGTCTAGACGCACGCCAACGCGATGCCATTGAGAGACTATCCATAGAATGGAAGATGCTCAATCTTCTTAAAAATACCGGCATTGCACCAAAACCATATCGAAGGTTTAACGCTTGGGAACATGGCTACATTGAAATGGAATGGCTTAATGAAATCACACTGAACCATTGGTTGTCGGAAAACTATCCCTATCAATGTGAAAATGATCATACTAATCAGTTGATGCAATATAGAAGTGATATCAATACAATCGCAACATCGATTATCAATGCTGTAAAAATTATTCATCGCACAGGCTATGTTCACGGGGATATTCATTTAGGAAACATAATGATTAATCCTAAAACAATGTCTATACACTTTATAGATTTTGAGGATGGACGCACCTTGGACTCCAAGGAAATATCAGCACATAATGCTATGGGATTCCATCCCCCATTGGGTTGCTCCGCTCAAGAAGCAGATTGGTTTGCTGTTTCAAGGGTACTCGCATGTCTATGCTATGCAAATACCTCGATTTGCATGCTTAGCCCAGATCATTGGATCAGAGTTAAGAATAATATTTCGAAAAAATTTGGCATGGAATATATAAATCTGTTAAAGGATGTTGAATCACGTTGCCCATGTGCATCTGGAGTTTCAGATGTTCCATTAACTCCAGATGCACATCTTACACAGTTTACACCACGTTTTTCCTTTAATCTGTTATCACACCCTGATTCCTTGTCATTAGTTAAAACTGAAATTATTAATGGCATTTTTCATACCCGTCATAAATTGCCAGGAAAACTATATCCTGGTGATGTAACACGGGGCTCCATTTGGGGTGCAAGTAACGTAAGCTCCGGCGCGGCGGGAATCCTAATGAGCCTGTATAGGGCCAACTCAATTATCAATTCGGATGACGTCCAATGGATGAAAGACATGATCCACGGTTTCGCGCAAAGCAATCAATCGGACTTTGGATTATATACAGGGCTATCCGGCATAGGATTAGTCGCTTTTGAGTTGGGAGAATTAGAAACTGCTCACGAACTATTATTTAGCACATATGAACATTGGAAAGAGACACGAAATCTTGACCTTAATGGCGGACTAGCCGGTCAAGGATTAGCCCTGATATCATACGGAATGGCTACAGACGATAAGAGGTATTTCCATGAGGCTATTGCACTTGGACATCGTATAGCGCAATGGATGGAATCCAATCAAATCGCAAGCATAAAACAAGGTGGCCTCCTGCATGGATGGAGTGGTATCACACTGTTTTGGTTAGCTCTAAGTCGTATTGACATCGAACATAACCCAGCTTATATTCGGCGTGCGCTTAATTGCATATGCAGAGATTTAGACAATACCGTTATTGAGCCAAATGGAATGCGAGGAATTAAGGATAAGCACAATAGGTCTCTTCCTTACCTTGCAGATGGTTCTGCCGGCCTAATAGTGGCAATTTCCATTGCACGAATTGCACTACATGATGATTCTCTTTTCCATAAAGAATGGGACTCACTCATTGCGGCATGTTCATCATCTCAATATGCTTTTTCCGGACTAAACAATGGGATTGCTGGGATATTAGTTGCAAACCATTTTGCCTCAACATGGTCACCGCAAACAACACAAACAAATAATAGACTTTTAGATGAATTAAACGACTATAGTTTGTCTTGGGAAAATACGCTACAATTCCCGGGAGATTCATACTTGCGCCTCTCAAGCGATTATTCAACCGGATCAGCAGGGATACTAACAGCATTAAATGTCCTTACCCATAATCTTTGGGATTTATTCCCGCTCCCAGATGCAAAAGATTTGTTCTGCGGAAGGTCCGCGGAACAAAATAGTAGAAAGGAACAACAATGA
- a CDS encoding response regulator transcription factor — protein sequence MTNIMLVDDLQYARLGYKLMLGKASDIAIVAQAGDGRQAIAEIERLESAGGPLPDVVLMDVRMPVMDGITATREITRRWPAIHVLILTTYDEDDYAYGGLDAGASGFLLKDASAAAVKDAIHAVANGDAVVTPRITRQILEHGMPRPTAGREQQKLRDSFAALPPRQREICTLIAEGMTNEEIARKLVLEPATIRRTISRILFTLQLHDRTQIAVSWLKSHASQQAMSMVRTRRYVSSSADNPLQTH from the coding sequence ATGACGAACATCATGCTGGTCGATGACCTGCAATACGCGAGGCTCGGCTACAAACTCATGCTTGGCAAGGCGAGTGACATCGCGATCGTCGCTCAGGCGGGCGATGGCCGACAGGCTATCGCTGAAATCGAGCGACTGGAATCGGCAGGAGGCCCGCTGCCGGACGTGGTGCTCATGGACGTGCGCATGCCCGTGATGGACGGCATCACCGCCACCCGTGAAATCACCCGCCGATGGCCCGCCATTCACGTGCTGATCCTCACCACGTACGACGAGGACGACTACGCATACGGTGGACTGGATGCGGGAGCCAGCGGATTCCTGCTCAAAGACGCCAGTGCTGCAGCCGTCAAGGATGCGATTCATGCGGTGGCGAACGGAGACGCCGTGGTCACGCCACGCATCACCCGGCAGATTCTCGAACACGGCATGCCCAGACCCACAGCAGGCCGCGAACAACAGAAGCTGCGGGATTCGTTCGCAGCCCTGCCGCCGCGCCAACGCGAGATATGCACACTGATCGCGGAAGGCATGACCAACGAGGAAATCGCCCGCAAACTGGTACTGGAGCCCGCGACGATACGACGAACCATCAGTCGAATCCTCTTCACCTTGCAACTGCATGACCGCACGCAAATCGCCGTCAGCTGGCTCAAGTCCCACGCATCACAGCAAGCAATGTCAATGGTAAGAACACGAAGATATGTGTCATCTTCAGCTGACAATCCGCTCCAAACACATTGA
- a CDS encoding FtsX-like permease family protein: protein MRGLLRDFRDAPVVWGAVLLLLAVVQCVSGMVMVMLSNARMAMAVPGLHGRAVMFSMELSGPPLVPMIVVGMLMVLLVVSSAIRQRRRALALIALQGATPGQLTSRVCAQVLLLDVAATLVSLIVSPALARGLYPFATRQLEANGLPFLPQDVTGMLRAWSCGIVFGFAMALVGSLLTVRVVGGISPVEALREAANPPKTVGVPRLVLAWIMFAGALVSLAVGLLNVRKTSMARMSVQVTFSSMSPLAYGNMIAMLLFTVSVCLAGPAVLSATVRMWTAVVRLPWPAWRIACQQARARVCASSSTIIPLAAGLTLLMSYESLTSTITAWTRLLPAGTPTVEVPGFARILALIGTSLVLVLAAVCSGYLIAQRGRELDLALVAVSGGTQGQLNAIAALDGLMIVVTSSLIAFVPSLLVSVSFSIGIWLSFDVLVFGMPWLLWLVVVLLLAAMAMLGSWLTAQRGIRTSPTVVIARAAGE from the coding sequence ATGCGTGGCCTGTTGCGTGATTTCAGGGATGCGCCTGTCGTGTGGGGCGCGGTATTGCTGCTGCTGGCAGTGGTGCAGTGCGTGTCGGGCATGGTGATGGTCATGTTGTCGAACGCGAGGATGGCCATGGCGGTTCCGGGGTTGCATGGCAGGGCGGTGATGTTCTCGATGGAGCTGAGCGGCCCTCCTCTGGTGCCGATGATCGTCGTGGGCATGCTCATGGTGCTTTTGGTGGTCTCCTCGGCCATCCGTCAGCGCCGCCGCGCCCTCGCCTTGATCGCATTGCAGGGTGCCACGCCCGGACAGTTGACGTCGCGCGTCTGCGCGCAGGTGCTGCTGTTGGATGTCGCCGCCACGCTCGTCTCGCTTATCGTCTCGCCGGCGCTGGCACGGGGGCTCTATCCGTTCGCGACCCGGCAGTTGGAGGCGAACGGGTTGCCGTTTCTGCCGCAGGATGTGACGGGCATGCTGCGGGCGTGGAGTTGCGGTATCGTCTTCGGATTCGCGATGGCCTTGGTCGGCTCGCTGTTGACGGTGCGCGTGGTCGGCGGCATATCGCCGGTCGAGGCGTTGCGCGAGGCGGCGAACCCTCCGAAAACGGTCGGTGTTCCCCGTCTTGTTCTTGCCTGGATCATGTTCGCCGGGGCGTTGGTCTCGCTGGCGGTCGGTCTGCTGAACGTGCGGAAGACATCGATGGCGCGGATGTCGGTGCAGGTCACGTTTTCGTCCATGTCGCCGCTGGCGTACGGCAACATGATCGCGATGCTGCTGTTCACCGTGTCCGTCTGCCTTGCCGGTCCGGCCGTGCTGTCGGCGACGGTGCGCATGTGGACGGCGGTGGTGCGTCTTCCCTGGCCGGCGTGGCGCATCGCATGCCAGCAGGCTCGGGCCAGGGTGTGCGCGTCCTCGTCCACCATCATTCCCTTGGCCGCCGGATTGACGCTGCTCATGTCATATGAGTCGCTCACCTCGACCATCACCGCGTGGACGCGGCTGCTTCCCGCGGGGACGCCGACGGTGGAGGTGCCCGGTTTCGCCCGTATCCTGGCATTGATCGGCACATCGCTGGTCCTGGTGCTGGCGGCGGTGTGCTCGGGCTATCTGATCGCCCAGCGTGGACGGGAGCTTGACCTCGCGCTAGTAGCCGTCAGCGGTGGAACCCAAGGCCAGCTCAACGCCATCGCCGCCTTGGATGGGCTTATGATTGTCGTCACCTCGTCCCTGATCGCGTTCGTTCCCAGTCTGCTCGTATCCGTCTCGTTCTCCATCGGCATCTGGTTGTCGTTTGACGTGCTGGTATTCGGCATGCCGTGGCTCCTGTGGCTCGTGGTCGTGCTCTTGCTTGCCGCCATGGCGATGCTTGGTTCGTGGCTCACCGCGCAACGTGGCATTCGCACATCGCCGACGGTCGTCATCGCTCGTGCGGCAGGAGAATAA